Part of the Paeniglutamicibacter sulfureus genome, AATCCCGGACCGACCACGACCAGACCACCCGAGACCAAGATATCGGATCGCATTGAGCAGAAGTGAGAGTATGGCAGTACTCAGTAGCGTTCATCTCGTAGACGTCAACTTCCCCCTTACGCGCGGCGTCAAACAAGAGGCGGTACTTGCGCTCCTCGCGCAAGTACCGCGCGTCAACTGTGGCGAACATTAGTAAAGCGAAAACTCCCAGCAAAGCAACCGTCACCGAATGTTTCGTCCCGGCATACCCGTAGGTAGCAACTGCGACGGTTAATGCCCAACCCTTTGCCACTGCTGACGCCGACGACATACGAGCAATCGCAGACTGAATAAAATCCAGATACTGACGCCGCTCTTCTGATGGATATTCCGGCTTGATGTCTGCAGTCATTATCTGACAATAACGTATCTCACGTGGGCATCCCGTAGATTCAGTCCGGAACCAACGCGGTATGTTGGCATGTCATGTACCTGAGCATTAACCTCGTATGCGCTAACCCATCCCTACTCATATCTACGATCCTGCCCACCTCGGGCTCTACTTCTTAGGCGGCTGAGGCGGTCTTTCCACAAACTGTGGCGACACGGGATATTTGGTAGGTTTCTGGCCTTCTTTGATCTGCCCTGGACCGTTCGATCTATCCTTATTTTCACTCACATTATGTCCTCTCTTCGGTGCTTCAACCAACGCTCCAAGTCTCTACTATTGAAAGCCAGAGCGCGAACCCATGCCTACAGAACCACTCGCCGCAGCCATATACATTTTCTTCCTAATGCCAGGCATCGCTTATCTATTTCAAAGCGAAAAGCATCGAGCCACTCGTCGCCGCTCGGCATTCAGGGAAACCTCGGCGGTGGTCGTTTCAAGTGCGATCTGCCTGCTAGTGCCACTTGTATTTTTGGCTGTTGCAACGTTTCCTTTTCCTGCTCTGCGTCCCTACTTTGCTGGGTTCCTGTCGAGATCCGATGTCATCTTCTATGCAGATCCAGTGGGATATTTCCTCGCCCTTATCTTCTTCCTTTGCTTGGCGACTCTGCTTGGCTTCATCTTAGGGACATCACGGGTACAAACGTGGCTTCGCAACATCGGGGGAAAGCCTTTGATTGACCGCGACCGTTCAGGCTGGACGAAGACGTTTGAAGCCATGGGGCCAGCCATAGTTGTGGCTAGCTTGCAATTGAAGACAGGCACATGGATCCAAGGCGAAGTAGCTAGCTACAACACCACACCCGAGGACACCGATGAGCGCTCTCTTGTCCTCTCAGGCAGCATCCTCGTCCGCAGCGCGGCAGCAAAAAAGGCTGAACGAGTGGCAGAAGGGCAACAAATGGTAATTCAATCCTCAGAGATCGAACACATGACAGTCAGTTATCTGAGACCTCCCGCTACCCGGTAGGGGGGTACCCGTGGCGCAAGCCGTCCTTTAAGTTAGAGGCACTATGTTGAAGGAACAAAAGAACCGACAAAGGCCCCTCATGGTCAACCATGCGCCTGAGAAGAGCCACGTCCTGCTGAGACATTTACTCCGTCGGTAGCCCCCCACATTGGAATGACGCCCCGTTCGCGTCAAAGTGAACCGTCCTGCGAATCATGCCGTCGTATTACGAGAGGCATGAAAACCGGGCCACCTCAGATTTCGTCAACGTGAACATGTCCGATTAGCTTCCAAGAGCATGCAAGAAAAGCGTCAATAAAAACGAAGTCGTGATCCCAACCAGACGTTTTTCACTCGGCGCGTGACGTCGGCTGAGGCATACCCCAAGCGGACACTAGAGACCCGGGATGCATGGAACTTGTTAGCAACAGCGGCCAAAGCAGTGGGTTCTGTGGTTGAATCTGTCCATCGGGGTTCATGGGGCATCCCGAACACTGCCATGGGGGCGCAGATGCTGCTGGTTGCGATGCTTGACGGGGAACGAATAGATGCCACTGCGCGCACGCCCGAATCGTGGGCAGCGCTGCAGGCATCGGAAGACCGGAAGCGGCTTGTGCTTCCCGGGTGCAATATCCGGGCTGTCGCAAAAACCCGGGGACCGGACACCAGATTCTTTGCCCATCACCAGGGAATGGACTGCGCTGTTGACCACGGCGGGGAATCGGCGCAACACCTGGCCATGAAGGAAGCCCTGGCCCAAGGGATAGACGCGGTGCCCGGCTGGCATGCCGTCATCGAATATCCACACCCCACCCGCGAGTGGATCATCGACGTGCTGGCGATATCCGACGACAGACACCACCGTGTCGCCTTCGAAGTGCAGCTCTCATCCCAGACACCGGCGAACTATGTCCGCCGGACCCAGAGATACTTCGACAGCGGGGCCTTCCCGGTGTGGCTGGTGCCTCGCAACCTTGAATACAGCCCCGTGCGGATACCGACCGTGGTCACGGGATTCGGCAAGGAATCGGAAATCCCAGAAAACCATGCGGATCTCCTCAACTTGGAGATCACGCACAATCTCGCCCTGTCGCAGGGCACCCTGGGTGACTTCGTTGCGGGCCTGTTGGTCAATGGCCCGCAGGGAAACCCTGGATCACCGCAGGAACAGCAAGACAGGATGGACAAAGAACGCAAGCGGTGGATCGCAGAGCAGCGCGCCGACGCCGAGCGCCTTGTAAAGGCCAAGGAAGCTGTCGAGAGAACGAACCGGGGCAGTGTGGCTCCGGAGAAGGCCTTTGGGCCATACACCGTCCATACCGAATCGGGCCCCTTTGTCTGGGCGACATTGACGGATTGCTGGAAATGCCGGCAGCAGATGATGGTGTGGGAAGCGCGCAGTCTCCGTCCCGGCGAGCAATACTCATCGGCGCCACGGGTCTCCGTGAAAGCCGAAGTAGGCCAGAAGCGGTACGAAAACCACCCAGATGTCCACCAGGCGGTGAACACCTGGATTACCCGGTCCGGGGCTGCTGCCACCAAGGCGCAGATCGAAACCAGGCATAGCCAAGGCGCGGGAGGAGAATACAGCGCCTTCGTGTGTCCAAGCTGCAGGGCCCTCATGGGACAGATCTACATAGCGCAGATCAACACGGAGCACTGGTCAGTCATCAGCGCTCCCCTGCTCCGGAGGACTTGAGGTCCGCGGTCCGTAGTGTTCCCATACATGGTTCCGGACTGGGGTTCCTGAGACGAAGACGAGCCAGACACGTTGTTGAGATCAACCGCATCCCCGACGGCACGGCAATGGACGTCCATCCAACTGATGATGCTCGGCACCGTATGTGATCGCAATAAAGGATCCTTTGTTGAGACGATTTAGGTTCAAGCTATTTGCACACCGCAAAACCCCTTTGGTCCTCGTCACCATTGCGCCGCCTGCTCTCCCCTGCCCGAGACATGAGGTCCGCGTTCACTCCCCGCTCGGGCAGGAAAGCGGGTCTTAGCATCGAATGCCCCAGTAGGACTTGCATCGACAACCACAAAAACCATGAGTGATACAGGTTACAAATAGTTCCCGAAAACTATTGACCGGTCATTACCTTCAATGTACGGTCAATTCATGAACACTCCGATGTACCTGACCATTAGGTCCGGGTTAGAAGCGCAGATCCAGTCAGGTGAGTTGCCCCCCGGCGCCAAAATGCCCACCGAGGCCGAATTGCAGGCAGAGCACGGCATTAGCCGCTCCGTTGCCCAGCGGGTCTTGAATGACCTTGCCAGCGCAGGCTTGGTTATCAGG contains:
- a CDS encoding competence protein CoiA; the encoded protein is MLLVAMLDGERIDATARTPESWAALQASEDRKRLVLPGCNIRAVAKTRGPDTRFFAHHQGMDCAVDHGGESAQHLAMKEALAQGIDAVPGWHAVIEYPHPTREWIIDVLAISDDRHHRVAFEVQLSSQTPANYVRRTQRYFDSGAFPVWLVPRNLEYSPVRIPTVVTGFGKESEIPENHADLLNLEITHNLALSQGTLGDFVAGLLVNGPQGNPGSPQEQQDRMDKERKRWIAEQRADAERLVKAKEAVERTNRGSVAPEKAFGPYTVHTESGPFVWATLTDCWKCRQQMMVWEARSLRPGEQYSSAPRVSVKAEVGQKRYENHPDVHQAVNTWITRSGAAATKAQIETRHSQGAGGEYSAFVCPSCRALMGQIYIAQINTEHWSVISAPLLRRT
- a CDS encoding DUF6338 family protein; amino-acid sequence: MPTEPLAAAIYIFFLMPGIAYLFQSEKHRATRRRSAFRETSAVVVSSAICLLVPLVFLAVATFPFPALRPYFAGFLSRSDVIFYADPVGYFLALIFFLCLATLLGFILGTSRVQTWLRNIGGKPLIDRDRSGWTKTFEAMGPAIVVASLQLKTGTWIQGEVASYNTTPEDTDERSLVLSGSILVRSAAAKKAERVAEGQQMVIQSSEIEHMTVSYLRPPATR